A region from the Sandaracinus amylolyticus genome encodes:
- a CDS encoding S8 family serine peptidase — MRRTLRLLLVLGLAGCGGASSTPTTVAEPAPTTATAEPGPEAAPASPWASITDEELIDRVRAGAVARIREADPQLAIDGFQAWRRDPASAPPLGDRVCEQMLYLAAADFAAGDLEGAAQTVRLVRAKARNRNMAYVGTTLLSVIARRSAGEDPAAQRTAVEAVLNELPRARFGASTVVFQLYQERTQIDASLEQTRQQLLTLETAASYLFTSHVLADAVANRPVYLEAITNVRTAHDARPADRDYRFSTVDLARARDAQPVLVGVWDTGTAGDLFPQQLFTNPNEQPNGQDDDGNGLVDDVHGVVSDPDAAQTGLTYDPGAEVITQYAPFLRGVMDLRAGMASTEAAQRVLTLMRGATDAASLEVLESNLDAVGEWAHGTHVAGILVQGLPQARVAVFRSAWAGETRVYRHRGPTDAELAAERANVEAIADFINTHHVRVVNASLGFAQDYLEAELGHESSVYTSDEQVRRRAAEIHARRRANWQWIFEHCPETLFVIAAGNSNRDVVEYGDVPASIQSPNVLVVGAVDRFGNWATFTNSSPDRVRLFDFGVEVDSLIPNGEHVPLSGTSMASPNAANLAAKMISVDPALTPARTIEIMLGTGDAIAAPFGGVIANEERALQRVRRERPRAGRVASAR, encoded by the coding sequence ATGCGTCGCACCCTCCGACTTCTCCTCGTGCTCGGGCTCGCCGGCTGCGGCGGCGCGTCGAGCACGCCGACCACCGTTGCCGAGCCCGCGCCCACCACCGCCACCGCCGAGCCCGGCCCCGAGGCCGCCCCCGCGTCGCCCTGGGCGAGCATCACCGACGAAGAGCTGATCGATCGTGTCCGCGCCGGCGCCGTCGCGCGCATCCGCGAGGCCGATCCCCAGCTCGCGATCGACGGCTTCCAGGCGTGGCGCCGCGACCCCGCGAGCGCGCCCCCGCTCGGCGATCGCGTGTGCGAGCAGATGCTCTACCTCGCCGCCGCCGACTTCGCGGCGGGCGACCTCGAGGGCGCCGCGCAGACCGTGCGCCTCGTCCGCGCGAAGGCCCGCAACCGCAACATGGCGTACGTCGGGACCACGCTGCTCTCGGTGATCGCGCGCCGCTCTGCAGGGGAAGACCCCGCCGCCCAGCGTACGGCCGTCGAGGCGGTGCTGAACGAGCTGCCGCGCGCCCGCTTCGGCGCGTCGACCGTCGTCTTCCAGCTCTACCAGGAGCGCACCCAGATCGACGCGTCGCTCGAGCAGACGCGCCAGCAGCTCCTGACGCTCGAGACCGCCGCGAGCTACCTCTTCACCTCGCACGTGCTCGCCGACGCGGTGGCGAACCGCCCGGTCTACCTCGAGGCGATCACGAACGTCCGCACCGCGCACGACGCGCGCCCGGCCGATCGCGACTACCGCTTCTCCACGGTCGACCTGGCCCGCGCCCGCGACGCGCAGCCGGTGCTGGTCGGCGTGTGGGACACCGGCACCGCGGGCGACCTGTTCCCGCAGCAGCTCTTCACGAACCCGAACGAGCAGCCGAACGGCCAGGACGACGACGGAAACGGCCTCGTCGACGACGTGCACGGCGTGGTCTCCGACCCCGACGCCGCGCAGACCGGCCTGACCTACGACCCGGGCGCCGAGGTGATCACCCAGTACGCGCCGTTCCTCCGCGGCGTGATGGATCTGCGCGCGGGCATGGCGTCGACCGAGGCGGCCCAGCGCGTGCTCACGCTGATGCGCGGCGCGACCGACGCCGCGAGCCTCGAGGTCCTCGAGTCGAACCTCGACGCGGTCGGCGAGTGGGCCCACGGCACGCACGTCGCGGGCATCCTGGTGCAGGGCCTGCCCCAGGCGCGCGTCGCGGTGTTCCGCAGCGCGTGGGCGGGCGAGACGCGCGTCTACCGTCATCGCGGCCCGACCGACGCGGAGCTCGCGGCCGAGCGCGCGAACGTCGAGGCGATCGCCGACTTCATCAACACGCACCACGTGCGCGTCGTGAACGCGTCGCTCGGGTTCGCGCAGGACTACCTCGAGGCCGAGCTCGGCCACGAGTCGAGCGTCTACACGAGCGACGAGCAGGTCCGCCGTCGCGCCGCTGAGATCCACGCGCGCCGTCGCGCGAACTGGCAGTGGATCTTCGAGCACTGCCCCGAGACGCTCTTCGTGATCGCGGCGGGCAACTCGAACCGCGACGTCGTCGAGTACGGCGACGTGCCCGCCTCGATCCAGTCGCCGAACGTGCTGGTCGTCGGCGCGGTCGATCGCTTCGGGAACTGGGCGACGTTCACGAACTCGAGCCCGGATCGCGTGCGCCTCTTCGACTTCGGCGTCGAGGTGGACTCGCTGATCCCGAACGGCGAGCACGTGCCGCTCTCGGGCACGTCGATGGCGTCGCCGAACGCGGCGAACCTCGCGGCGAAGATGATCTCGGTCGACCCGGCGCTGACCCCGGCGCGCACGATCGAGATCATGCTCGGCACCGGCGACGCGATCGCCGCGCCGTTCGGTGGCGTGATCGCGAACGAGGAGCGCGCGCTGCAGCGTGTTCGTCGCGAGCGCCCGCGCGCAGGACGCGTCGCGTCGGCGCGCTGA
- a CDS encoding SDR family NAD(P)-dependent oxidoreductase — MDTTSRSPVALVTGASSGVGLALTSRLLAERWSVVTLTRSPLPQHDPALAAARAEGRLRAHHADLADLRGLARALEGIAAAEPRIDLLVNNAGVSLDAPRAAASGRDVHFDVNVLAPYVIARALAPNVAKGEHRTILNVSSNALLQVKELDLDELMRPTRFTKLFGSYAASKLALSLWTHEMAALLPGGVEMRSVCPGANDTPMTRGAGMPGWLRVLVPILFRDPKHGAARVLDAARGGLPRGAFLHRGRPAAIPHLHRAREVHDLVASLAG; from the coding sequence ATGGATACCACGTCACGCTCTCCGGTCGCGCTCGTCACCGGCGCCAGCTCGGGCGTCGGGCTCGCGCTCACCTCGCGGCTCCTCGCCGAGCGCTGGAGCGTCGTCACGCTCACGCGCTCGCCCCTTCCCCAGCACGACCCCGCGCTCGCCGCGGCGCGCGCGGAGGGCAGGCTGCGCGCGCACCACGCGGATCTCGCCGACCTGCGCGGGCTCGCGCGCGCGCTCGAGGGGATCGCCGCCGCCGAGCCGCGGATCGATCTCCTCGTGAACAACGCGGGTGTGTCGCTCGACGCGCCGCGGGCCGCGGCGAGCGGGCGCGACGTGCACTTCGACGTGAACGTGCTCGCGCCGTACGTCATCGCTCGCGCGCTCGCGCCGAACGTCGCGAAGGGCGAGCACCGGACGATCCTGAACGTGTCGTCGAACGCGCTGCTCCAGGTGAAGGAGCTCGATCTCGACGAGCTGATGCGCCCGACGCGGTTCACCAAGCTCTTCGGGAGCTACGCCGCGTCGAAGCTCGCGCTCTCGCTCTGGACCCACGAGATGGCCGCATTGCTCCCCGGCGGAGTCGAGATGCGCAGCGTGTGCCCGGGCGCGAACGACACGCCGATGACGCGCGGCGCGGGCATGCCCGGCTGGCTGCGCGTGCTGGTGCCCATCCTCTTCCGAGACCCGAAGCACGGCGCGGCGCGGGTGCTCGACGCGGCGCGCGGAGGGCTCCCGCGCGGCGCGTTCCTCCATCGCGGCCGACCGGCGGCGATCCCGCACCTGCATCGAGCGCGCGAGGTGCACGACCTGGTCGCCTCGCTCGCCGGCTGA
- a CDS encoding winged helix-turn-helix transcriptional regulator encodes MKPSHLGLPHDVCRAVGGVLDHIGDKWAILVIRMLSDGPLRFSELKRDIGSVSQKMLTSTLRNLERDGFVTRHVTPSIPPRVDYELTAMGRDVMVPLNALAEWALRNRARVERSRRSFDTKRARATKE; translated from the coding sequence GTGAAACCAAGTCACCTCGGTCTCCCTCACGACGTCTGCCGGGCCGTCGGGGGCGTGCTCGATCACATCGGCGACAAGTGGGCGATCCTGGTGATCCGCATGCTGTCGGACGGGCCGCTCCGGTTCAGCGAGCTCAAGCGCGACATCGGGTCGGTCTCCCAGAAGATGCTCACGTCGACGCTGCGCAACCTCGAGCGCGACGGCTTCGTCACGCGCCACGTGACCCCGAGCATCCCGCCGCGCGTCGACTACGAGCTCACCGCGATGGGCCGCGACGTGATGGTCCCGCTCAACGCGCTCGCGGAGTGGGCGCTCCGGAACCGAGCTCGGGTGGAGCGCTCACGGCGCAGCTTCGACACCAAGCGAGCGCGCGCCACGAAGGAGTGA
- the sthA gene encoding Si-specific NAD(P)(+) transhydrogenase — translation MEAPHDLVVLGSGPAGEKGAVQAAYFGHRVVVVEKAPEPGGAAVHTGTLPSKTLRETALYLSGFRARDLYGVSVRLDDPHAAVPRLIARKDAIARQESERIRHNLARHDVELVRGDARFVSPHTIEVRTPEGARRIDGRYFLIATGSSPRNPPDVPIHEPDVYDSDEILALSHLPKSMVVLGAGVIGCEYACMFAALGVQVVLVEARTQFLPFLDHEVGRRLESAMQHLGIEIRKGHRWGRIHRAANGRILCDLADGSVLESETLLFAAGRVGNTAGLGLEHVGLTADDRGALKVDRHYRTAVPHVYAAGDVIGFPALASTSMEQARVAVCHAFGIDYKQSIGPMLPYGIYTIPEVSCVGETEESCKEQGVDYVVGRALYRENARGLITGDLEGMTKLVVHTKTRRLIGTHVIGERASELVHIGQAVMHLGGTVDTFIEMVFNYPTLSESFKYAAYSALGELAKRR, via the coding sequence GTGGAAGCTCCTCACGACCTCGTCGTCCTGGGCTCTGGCCCAGCGGGCGAGAAGGGAGCGGTACAGGCCGCGTACTTCGGTCATCGCGTGGTCGTCGTGGAGAAGGCGCCCGAGCCCGGCGGCGCCGCCGTCCACACCGGCACGCTGCCCAGCAAGACGCTGCGCGAGACCGCCCTCTACCTCTCCGGGTTCCGGGCGCGCGATCTGTACGGCGTCTCGGTCCGGCTCGACGATCCCCACGCCGCCGTCCCGCGGCTGATCGCACGCAAGGACGCGATCGCGCGCCAGGAGTCCGAGCGCATCCGGCACAACCTCGCGCGGCACGACGTCGAGCTGGTGCGGGGCGACGCGCGCTTCGTCTCGCCCCACACGATCGAGGTGCGGACGCCCGAGGGCGCTCGGCGCATCGACGGTCGGTACTTCCTGATCGCGACCGGCTCGTCCCCGCGGAACCCGCCGGACGTGCCGATCCACGAGCCCGACGTCTACGACAGCGACGAGATCCTCGCGCTGAGCCACCTGCCGAAGTCGATGGTCGTGCTCGGCGCCGGCGTGATCGGGTGCGAGTACGCGTGCATGTTCGCCGCGCTCGGGGTGCAGGTCGTGCTGGTCGAGGCGCGCACCCAGTTCCTTCCGTTCCTCGATCACGAGGTCGGGCGCCGGCTCGAGTCGGCGATGCAGCACCTCGGCATCGAGATCCGCAAAGGACACCGGTGGGGACGCATCCACCGCGCCGCCAACGGGCGGATCCTCTGCGACCTCGCCGACGGCTCGGTGCTCGAGAGCGAGACCTTGCTGTTCGCCGCGGGGCGCGTGGGGAACACCGCCGGGCTCGGCCTCGAGCACGTCGGGCTCACCGCGGACGATCGCGGCGCGCTGAAGGTGGATCGCCACTACCGCACCGCGGTGCCGCACGTCTACGCGGCGGGCGACGTGATCGGGTTCCCGGCGCTCGCCTCGACGTCGATGGAGCAGGCGCGGGTCGCCGTCTGTCACGCGTTCGGCATCGACTACAAGCAGTCGATCGGGCCCATGCTGCCCTACGGCATCTACACGATCCCCGAGGTCAGCTGCGTCGGCGAGACCGAGGAGAGCTGCAAGGAGCAAGGGGTCGACTACGTCGTCGGCCGCGCGCTCTATCGCGAGAACGCGCGCGGGCTGATCACCGGAGATCTCGAGGGCATGACCAAGCTGGTCGTGCACACGAAGACGCGGCGGCTGATCGGCACCCACGTGATCGGCGAGCGCGCCTCCGAGCTGGTGCACATCGGGCAAGCCGTGATGCACCTCGGCGGGACGGTCGACACGTTCATCGAGATGGTCTTCAACTACCCGACGCTCTCCGAGTCGTTCAAGTACGCCGCCTACAGCGCGCTCGGCGAGCTCGCGAAGCGCCGCTGA
- a CDS encoding citrate synthase — protein MAKDTLTITDNRTGKTYEVPITNGTIRAMDLRQIKTDANDFGMMSYDPAFTNTASCSSKITFIDGDAGILRYRGYPIEQLAEGASFLEVVYLLMNGELPQKKALDTFAHEIVMHTMVHENIRELMDGFRYDAHPMGMLISTVSALSTFYPEAKKIEDAENRRLQMVRMIAKIPTLAAYAYRHRRGLPVVYPDNDLSYAGNFLNMMFKMTETKYKPNPAVENALDVLFTLHADHEQNCSANAMRGVGSSKVDPYSALAAACAALYGPLHGGANEEVIHMLHKIGSKSKVPEFIESVKKGEGRLMGFGHRVYKNYDPRAKVIKRLADEVFDAIGKNPLIDIAVELERIALEDEYFVKRKLYPNVDFYSGLIYQAMGLPMDMYPVLFAIGRTPGWLAQWEEMLLDSEQKIARPRQVYLGYDQRDFVAIDKR, from the coding sequence ATGGCGAAGGACACGCTGACCATCACCGACAACCGGACCGGCAAGACCTACGAAGTCCCGATCACGAACGGGACGATCCGGGCGATGGACCTGCGCCAGATCAAGACCGACGCGAACGACTTCGGGATGATGTCCTACGACCCGGCGTTCACGAACACCGCCAGCTGTTCATCGAAGATCACGTTCATCGACGGCGACGCGGGCATCCTTCGTTACCGCGGGTACCCCATCGAGCAGCTCGCGGAGGGCGCGTCGTTCCTCGAGGTCGTGTACCTCCTGATGAACGGCGAGCTCCCGCAGAAGAAGGCGCTCGACACGTTCGCGCACGAGATCGTGATGCACACGATGGTGCACGAGAACATCCGCGAGCTCATGGACGGGTTCCGCTACGACGCGCACCCGATGGGCATGCTGATCAGCACCGTCAGCGCGCTCAGCACGTTCTACCCCGAGGCCAAGAAGATCGAGGACGCGGAGAACCGCCGCCTCCAGATGGTCCGGATGATCGCGAAGATCCCGACGCTCGCGGCGTACGCGTACCGCCATCGTCGTGGGCTGCCGGTCGTCTACCCGGACAACGACCTCAGCTACGCCGGGAACTTCTTGAACATGATGTTCAAGATGACCGAGACGAAGTACAAGCCGAACCCCGCCGTGGAGAACGCGCTCGACGTGCTCTTCACCCTGCACGCCGATCACGAGCAGAACTGCTCGGCGAACGCGATGCGCGGCGTCGGCAGCTCGAAGGTGGATCCCTACTCGGCCCTCGCGGCGGCCTGCGCGGCGCTCTACGGCCCGCTGCACGGCGGCGCGAACGAGGAGGTCATCCACATGCTCCACAAGATCGGGAGCAAGTCGAAGGTCCCCGAGTTCATCGAGAGCGTGAAGAAGGGCGAGGGCCGCCTGATGGGCTTCGGCCACCGCGTCTACAAGAACTACGACCCGCGCGCGAAGGTCATCAAGCGCCTGGCGGACGAGGTGTTCGACGCGATCGGCAAGAACCCGCTGATCGACATCGCGGTCGAGCTCGAGCGCATCGCGCTGGAGGACGAGTACTTCGTCAAGCGCAAGCTCTACCCGAACGTCGACTTCTACTCGGGCCTCATCTACCAGGCGATGGGCCTGCCGATGGACATGTACCCGGTGCTCTTCGCGATCGGCCGCACGCCGGGCTGGCTCGCGCAGTGGGAGGAGATGCTGCTCGACAGCGAGCAGAAGATCGCCCGCCCGCGCCAGGTCTACCTCGGGTACGACCAGCGCGACTTCGTGGCGATCGACAAGCGCTGA
- a CDS encoding MerR family transcriptional regulator gives MSRKLTIGALSRRTGVSVKTLRFYSDEGLLPPAGRTRSGYRLYDEAQVVRIDLIRTLRDAGIGLETIARVLDRELTIEEALRIRLRTIEAHVTSLTRVAGAIRAALRSRASSDAPDIREEDLRRLSMVTKLSFEERKRAIERFYTKVMEGAPVPAEWIDHMVATSTPELPDEPSAEQLDAWIELASMLDDPEFVAAMRVNAASFWAQDVDVAALRAIQSEIVRAASDARARGVDPRSDEARALVRGYVARTAAASGDADEATMLARLRAQYDRRAERYWELVAIMGGAQPSDGFADQQWLGEATRGVLLER, from the coding sequence GTGTCGAGGAAGCTCACGATCGGAGCGCTCTCGCGGCGCACCGGCGTCTCGGTGAAGACGCTGCGGTTCTATTCGGACGAGGGGCTCCTGCCTCCCGCCGGGCGGACCCGCAGCGGCTACCGCCTCTACGACGAGGCGCAGGTCGTGCGCATCGATCTGATCCGCACGCTGCGCGACGCCGGCATCGGTCTCGAGACGATCGCGCGCGTGCTGGACCGCGAGCTCACGATCGAGGAGGCGCTGCGCATCCGCCTCCGCACGATCGAGGCGCACGTCACGTCGCTCACGCGCGTCGCGGGAGCGATCCGCGCGGCGCTGCGATCGCGAGCCTCCTCGGACGCACCGGACATCCGCGAAGAAGACCTGAGGAGGTTGTCGATGGTGACGAAGCTGTCGTTCGAGGAGAGGAAGCGCGCGATCGAGCGCTTCTACACGAAGGTGATGGAGGGCGCGCCGGTGCCCGCCGAGTGGATCGATCACATGGTCGCGACGAGCACGCCCGAGCTCCCCGACGAGCCGAGCGCCGAGCAGCTCGACGCGTGGATCGAGCTCGCGTCGATGCTCGACGATCCCGAGTTCGTCGCCGCGATGCGCGTGAACGCGGCGAGCTTCTGGGCGCAGGACGTCGACGTCGCGGCGCTGCGCGCGATCCAATCGGAGATCGTGCGCGCCGCGTCCGACGCGCGTGCGCGCGGCGTCGACCCGCGCTCCGACGAAGCGCGCGCGCTGGTCCGCGGGTACGTGGCGCGCACGGCGGCGGCATCGGGCGACGCCGACGAGGCGACGATGCTCGCGCGGCTGCGCGCGCAGTACGATCGGCGCGCCGAGCGCTACTGGGAGCTGGTCGCCATCATGGGCGGCGCGCAGCCCTCGGACGGCTTCGCGGACCAGCAGTGGCTCGGTGAGGCGACGCGCGGCGTCCTGCTCGAGCGCTGA
- a CDS encoding serine/threonine protein kinase, which yields MLGAGSVIAGKYRLESPIGKGGMGAVWRATHLTLGRAVAVKMVLGDAPPPETLQRFLREARSLASVRHRNVVDVIDFGEEHGRPFLVMECLDGESLAQRLERTPAPTLAEITEWIAGALGGLAAIHDAGLVHRDLKPANLFLARDADGVIPKVLDFGIARSSEAEGATITHSMQTLGTPHYMSPEQVRSAKKVDARSDLYAMGVILYQALTGRLPFDGPSATAVIAAIVTDDPERVATLRPDLPRGVAELVHRAMARDPSFRFPDARTMRQALTRAAQGHDVDAVTAADAASAPTMPAVSLGSAVGIAPAPAKRTGRRGFFAVLGMLSTILVVGIAGSMTMSGGGPDVAVAPAPMAPTTSPTPAIAPPGAPAAIQPVAPSGTPRFVSAPSSLATLALRARELSAEQRGCVRIAPRGSAWAALSIASCEAHASALRAAFGAESAEGEPDATQLAAALEPVVLRTTTRSNLREGAGPEHALITTLPDETLVVGLYGDVGAMRSEAGGRGTWTRVVAAEGVEGWIGSGLLRGWERCVPRTGDVGGERVVIAWARLDEEGEGASDALVLFEPASSRVRMVRADASCGASELFEVPRAGAEIVEDLFVTRTAAEGGRTLLVVGTRAGRDGRMRWSAYPIGAQQSAWTIELRSGQQLPETRREHIGGPMTQGEGDVPGFWPLRVRRLGGERTWYRWDGATLVPDA from the coding sequence GTGCTCGGTGCGGGGAGCGTGATCGCCGGGAAGTACCGGCTGGAGAGCCCGATCGGGAAGGGCGGGATGGGCGCGGTGTGGCGCGCCACGCACCTGACGCTGGGCCGCGCGGTCGCGGTGAAGATGGTGCTCGGTGACGCGCCGCCGCCCGAGACCCTGCAGCGGTTCCTGCGGGAGGCGCGCAGCCTCGCGTCGGTGCGGCACCGCAACGTCGTCGACGTGATCGACTTCGGCGAGGAGCACGGCCGCCCGTTCCTCGTGATGGAGTGCCTCGACGGCGAGAGCCTCGCGCAGCGGCTCGAGCGCACGCCGGCGCCGACGCTCGCGGAGATCACCGAGTGGATCGCGGGCGCGCTCGGAGGGCTCGCCGCGATCCACGACGCGGGGCTCGTGCATCGCGACCTCAAGCCCGCGAACCTGTTCCTCGCGCGCGACGCGGACGGCGTGATCCCGAAGGTGCTCGACTTCGGCATCGCGCGATCGAGCGAGGCCGAGGGCGCGACGATCACGCACTCGATGCAGACGCTCGGGACGCCGCACTACATGAGCCCCGAGCAGGTGCGCAGCGCGAAGAAGGTCGACGCGCGCAGCGACCTCTACGCGATGGGCGTGATCCTCTACCAAGCGCTCACCGGACGGCTGCCGTTCGACGGACCGAGCGCGACCGCGGTGATCGCGGCGATCGTCACCGACGATCCCGAGCGCGTCGCGACGCTGCGGCCCGATCTGCCGCGCGGCGTCGCGGAGCTCGTGCATCGCGCGATGGCGCGCGATCCGTCGTTCCGGTTCCCCGACGCGCGCACGATGCGCCAGGCGCTCACGCGCGCCGCGCAGGGGCACGACGTCGACGCGGTGACCGCGGCCGACGCAGCGAGCGCGCCGACGATGCCCGCGGTGTCGCTGGGCAGCGCGGTCGGCATCGCGCCCGCGCCGGCGAAGCGCACCGGACGGCGCGGGTTCTTCGCGGTGCTCGGGATGCTCTCGACGATCCTCGTGGTGGGGATCGCCGGGTCGATGACGATGTCGGGCGGTGGCCCCGACGTCGCGGTCGCGCCCGCGCCGATGGCGCCGACGACCTCGCCCACGCCCGCGATCGCGCCTCCGGGCGCGCCCGCTGCGATCCAGCCCGTCGCGCCGAGCGGGACGCCGCGCTTCGTGTCGGCGCCGTCGTCGCTCGCGACGCTCGCGCTGCGCGCGCGCGAGCTCTCGGCGGAGCAGCGCGGCTGCGTGCGCATCGCGCCTCGTGGGAGCGCGTGGGCGGCGCTCTCGATCGCGTCGTGCGAGGCGCACGCCTCGGCGCTGCGCGCGGCGTTCGGCGCCGAGAGCGCGGAGGGCGAGCCCGACGCGACCCAGCTCGCAGCGGCGCTCGAGCCCGTGGTGCTGCGCACGACCACGCGCTCGAACCTGCGCGAGGGCGCGGGCCCCGAGCACGCGCTGATCACGACGTTGCCCGACGAGACGCTCGTCGTCGGGCTCTACGGCGACGTCGGCGCGATGCGCTCCGAGGCCGGCGGGCGCGGGACCTGGACGCGCGTCGTCGCGGCCGAGGGCGTCGAAGGCTGGATCGGCTCGGGCCTGCTGCGCGGCTGGGAGCGCTGCGTGCCGCGCACCGGCGACGTGGGCGGCGAGCGCGTGGTGATCGCGTGGGCGCGCCTCGACGAGGAGGGCGAGGGCGCGAGCGACGCGCTGGTGCTCTTCGAGCCTGCGTCGTCGCGCGTGCGGATGGTGCGCGCGGACGCGTCGTGTGGAGCGTCGGAGCTCTTCGAGGTGCCGCGCGCGGGTGCGGAGATCGTCGAGGATCTCTTCGTCACGCGCACCGCGGCGGAGGGCGGGCGGACGCTGCTCGTCGTCGGCACGCGCGCCGGGCGCGACGGGCGCATGCGGTGGTCGGCGTATCCGATCGGGGCGCAGCAGTCGGCGTGGACGATCGAGCTGCGCAGCGGACAGCAGCTTCCGGAGACGCGCCGCGAGCACATCGGCGGGCCGATGACGCAGGGCGAGGGCGACGTGCCCGGGTTCTGGCCGCTGCGGGTGCGCCGGCTGGGCGGCGAGCGCACCTGGTACCGCTGGGACGGCGCGACGCTGGTGCCCGACGCGTGA
- the ppk2 gene encoding polyphosphate kinase 2, with amino-acid sequence MSKDDRAKDKLARKDFEKELKKLHGELVALQQWVVREGLKVCIVFEGRDGAGKGGCIKAITERVSPRVFRVIALPSPSSRERSQMYIQRYIPHLPAAGEIVIFDRSWYNRAGVERVMGFTKMDDVERFLRIVPSVEKAIVESGVVLIKLWLEVSEEEQTRRLQDRIDDPRKIWKLSPMDLDSYSRWYDYSRARDDMFAATDSPHAPWYVVPSDDKRRARLNVIHHILRTVPYESPPREKIKLPKRQKRGGYHEPSHPYRYVEPVF; translated from the coding sequence ATGAGCAAGGACGACCGGGCGAAGGACAAGCTCGCGCGCAAGGACTTCGAGAAGGAGCTGAAGAAGCTCCACGGCGAGCTGGTCGCGCTCCAGCAATGGGTCGTGCGCGAGGGGCTCAAGGTCTGCATCGTGTTCGAGGGCCGCGACGGCGCCGGCAAGGGCGGCTGCATCAAGGCGATCACCGAGCGCGTGAGCCCGCGTGTGTTCCGCGTGATCGCGCTGCCCTCACCCAGCTCGCGCGAGCGCAGCCAGATGTACATCCAGCGCTACATCCCGCACCTGCCGGCGGCCGGCGAGATCGTGATCTTCGATCGCAGCTGGTACAACCGCGCCGGCGTGGAGCGCGTGATGGGCTTCACGAAGATGGACGACGTCGAGCGCTTCCTCCGCATCGTTCCGTCGGTCGAGAAGGCGATCGTCGAGTCCGGTGTCGTCCTCATCAAGCTCTGGCTCGAGGTCAGCGAGGAGGAGCAGACCCGGCGCCTGCAGGATCGCATCGATGATCCGCGGAAGATCTGGAAGCTCTCGCCGATGGATCTCGACTCGTACAGCCGCTGGTACGACTACTCGCGCGCGCGCGACGACATGTTCGCGGCCACCGACTCGCCGCACGCGCCCTGGTACGTGGTGCCCAGCGACGACAAGCGGCGCGCTCGGCTCAACGTGATCCACCACATCCTGAGGACCGTGCCGTACGAGTCGCCGCCGAGGGAGAAGATCAAGCTCCCGAAGCGCCAGAAGCGCGGCGGCTACCACGAGCCGAGCCACCCGTACCGGTACGTCGAGCCGGTGTTCTGA
- a CDS encoding VOC family protein: MSAEDAARSPSLRVHHLAVKVRDLARAESFYAGALGLPIIRRQEADDGTPRSIWLSLHDGAFLAVERAEEAQPQRIDGSPGWHCVALGIDASERETWRARLTSRGHPVVRETPYTLYVRDPEGAIVALSHYPHAIAEAVVARGSQPPPPPSEPTSASAIEIGPDRALEGGAPSGVTSRLAALVTLSLALLAFVGSALPVSAQRAPADVLVIGSSSVFGPFGRLMEEQLEAAGLRVRRHSHRSTGFARPDFFDWQRELGRVRGLGEARAVVVMMGGNDTMALRLRPEESRDRGPASWVAWRDEARWRELYTARVRTFVDAICDAGVSRAIVVLPADGDREGWADRIARVQEAQAAGVRGTRCGIVLDPRSDAPVRAGDTIDGVHLSTRGARQVLTRIGPALLAAISS, from the coding sequence ATGTCCGCCGAGGACGCAGCTCGTTCTCCCTCCCTCCGGGTCCACCACCTCGCGGTGAAGGTCCGCGACCTCGCGCGCGCCGAGTCGTTCTACGCGGGCGCGCTCGGGCTCCCGATCATCCGCCGCCAGGAGGCCGACGACGGCACGCCGCGCTCGATCTGGCTCTCGCTGCACGACGGCGCGTTCCTCGCGGTCGAGCGCGCCGAAGAGGCGCAGCCGCAGCGCATCGACGGCTCGCCCGGCTGGCACTGCGTCGCGCTCGGCATCGACGCGAGCGAGCGCGAGACCTGGCGCGCGCGCCTGACGTCCCGCGGGCACCCGGTGGTGCGCGAGACGCCCTACACGCTCTACGTGCGCGACCCCGAGGGCGCGATCGTCGCGCTCAGCCACTATCCTCACGCGATCGCGGAGGCGGTCGTCGCGCGCGGCTCGCAGCCGCCGCCCCCGCCGAGCGAGCCCACGAGCGCGTCGGCGATCGAGATCGGCCCGGATCGCGCGCTCGAAGGCGGCGCGCCCTCGGGCGTCACCTCGCGGCTCGCGGCGCTGGTGACGCTCTCGCTCGCGCTGCTCGCCTTCGTCGGGAGCGCGCTGCCGGTCAGCGCGCAGCGCGCGCCCGCCGACGTGCTGGTGATCGGCTCGTCGTCGGTGTTCGGCCCGTTCGGACGCCTGATGGAGGAGCAGCTCGAGGCCGCGGGCCTCCGCGTGCGCCGTCACTCGCATCGCTCGACCGGCTTCGCGCGCCCCGACTTCTTCGACTGGCAGCGCGAGCTCGGTCGGGTGCGCGGGCTCGGCGAGGCGCGCGCGGTCGTGGTGATGATGGGCGGCAACGACACGATGGCGCTGCGGCTGCGGCCCGAGGAGTCGCGCGATCGCGGTCCGGCGTCGTGGGTCGCGTGGCGCGACGAGGCGCGCTGGCGCGAGCTCTACACGGCGCGGGTGCGCACGTTCGTCGACGCGATCTGCGACGCGGGCGTGAGCCGCGCGATCGTGGTGCTCCCTGCCGACGGCGACCGCGAGGGCTGGGCGGATCGCATCGCGCGCGTGCAGGAGGCGCAGGCCGCGGGCGTGCGCGGGACGCGCTGCGGGATCGTGCTCGACCCGCGGAGCGACGCGCCGGTGCGCGCGGGCGACACGATCGACGGCGTGCACCTCTCGACGCGCGGCGCGCGTCAGGTGCTCACGCGCATCGGCCCCGCGCTGCTCGCCGCGATCTCGAGCTGA